Proteins encoded within one genomic window of Ovis aries strain OAR_USU_Benz2616 breed Rambouillet chromosome 1, ARS-UI_Ramb_v3.0, whole genome shotgun sequence:
- the LOC105611653 gene encoding proteasome activator complex subunit 3-like, producing the protein MWPGRHREWSACGSASAACHSAGTPGRHFGLAGPGLLGVGDGAGSPNLYLLQHLMPLAVMASPRKLEQDVQAKVDSFRARIAQEAEDLVSTFFPQKLSELDSRVQELRLQDLSRIRSVPAPESLIAPDTVGDGPNRDPPPLQTQSSIKVLALPGGEGQLLRSNQHLVELIERVKPEIELLREKCNTVRMWVQLLIPKVEDGNNFGVSIQEDTVDQLWTVESTAASYLRRFSTYYNTRAKLVSKIVKYPQVEDYRRTVAEVDENEYLSVRQILLHVRNQYATLHDVILKNIEKIKTPRSTNTDNLY; encoded by the coding sequence ATGTGGCCAGGGCGCCATCGGGAGTGGTCAGCGTGCGGCTCCGCTTCTGCCGCGTGCCATTCCGCAGGGACCCCAGGACGTCACTTCGGCCTAGCGGGCCCTGGTCTGTTGGGAGTTGGCGATGGCGCCGGAAGCCCAAACCTGTATCTGCTGCAACATTTGATGCCCCTGGCGGTCATGGCTTCTCCGCGGAAGCTAGAGCAGGACGTGCAGGCGAAAGTAGATTCATTCCGGGCCCGCATCGCCCAGGAGGCCGAGGATCTAGTGTCCACCTTCTTCCCTCAGAAGCTCTCAGAGCTAGATAGTCGGGTCCAGGAGCTCCGCCTGCAAGACTTGTCCAGAATCCGTTCAGTGCCAGCCCCAGAGAGCCTCATCGCCCCAGACACTGTGGGTGATGGGCCCAACCGGGATCCGCCACCTCTGCAGACCCAGTCCTCCATCAAGGTACTAGCACTGCCCGGCGGCGAGGGACAGCTTCTGCGAAGCAACCAGCATCTGGTGGAGCTGATTGAGCGTGTAAAGCCTGAGATCGAGCTGCTGAGAGAGAAGTGCAACACCGTGCGGATGTGGGTGCAGCTGCTCATCCCGAAGGTGGAGGACGGCAACAACTTCGGAGTGTCCATCCAGGAAGACACCGTGGACCAGCTGTGGACTGTGGAGAGCACAGCAGCCTCCTATCTACGCCGCTTCTCCACCTACTACAACACCCGAGCCAAGCTGGTATCCAAGATAGTAAAATACCCCCAGGTGGAAGATTATCGCCGCACTGTCGCGGAGGTCGACGAAAATGAGTACCTGAGTGTGCGCCAGATCCTGCTCCATGTACGGAACCAGTATGCcactttgcatgatgtaatcCTCAAAAACATAGAGAAGATCAAGACCCCTCGGAGCACCAACACTGACAACCTTTACTGA